In the genome of Zootoca vivipara chromosome 6, rZooViv1.1, whole genome shotgun sequence, the window TTACAACCCTCTGTGGTTGCACAGGGTTGGTAAAGagtcagaagcagctttcttcTGGGAGCAGATGATGAAAACTGCTTCAGCTGATAGAGCTGCATGAGAATATATGTATGCAATGCGTGTGCATGTgtcaacacacacaccacacacacacacacacagagagagagagagagagagagagagagagagagagagagagagagagagagagagagagagagagagaaaagctgggCTAACCTGAGCCCAgtgtggtgagagccagtgtggtgtagtggttaagagtggtagactcctaatctggggaaccaggtttgtgtctccgctcctccacatgcagctgctgggtgaccttgggctagtcacacttctttgaagtctctcagccccactcatctcacagagtgtttgttgtgggggaggaagggaaaggagaatgttagccgctttgagactccttcgggtagtgataaagcgggatatcaaatccaaactcttcttcttctgttcattCATGTTTCTTTTATCAGcccatttacttttaaaatatatattcttaaaTATAGATTCttgattaaaaattaaatatagattcttgattaaaaatacaaaaagaattataaggtaaaagaagaaagaagaggagaactTATTATTCAACTTATTCTGAACTTTACCTAATATATTGTCCAGGGCCagcttacccataggtgctaggggtgtggggcacccaggtgCTGGGCTCTCAGAGGCGCCAGGCTGAGAGACCAGGGCCGAGATTTGGAGTCCGGGGATTGAAGAGCCAGGCCAGCCGACAGCCACTGCCGAGCGGAGCGGAGCCCGTCAGAGCGCTGCAGGGTTTTCTGCTGCGGGCGCTGAGGCAGCCACccagctccgccctcctgtgcACCTGGGATTGGTGGCCCGTCGAGAGGGTGCTGGGCAGttttttgcaccccggcgccgcatatgctaaagacggccctgacagtGTCAGCCCATTTATTTTCACATAAAGAAAGCACTTTATGTCCTCCGTTTTGGGGGGGGCTGTGACCATTTCTGCCCCAGCTCCTTCAGGCCAGCGTCTTCTCTCCCACTTTCCCACCCATCTATTGCCAGGTGATCTTATGGAGGAAGCCATAATGGGGTGGAGGGAATGGGGTGCCCCCCCTGGGACAACATGCCACCCGGGAGGTCAGTGCAATCCAGCCCCTGAACCCCCGCCCCCGCTGTCAGCAGCCTCCTCCCACCCATTGCGCCTCCATCAGAATGGGATTCAAAGGGCTCTGGGGCCACTGCAGAAGCGCGTCAGACAGGCGCTGCCTGGAGGACTTGGGGAAGGAGAGAACATGCATGGTGGAGGGAGAGCTGTTGGAAGAGGGGCACCAGTGCAGGCTGGGGCTTGaaccatatttggggggggggtgctgagtCTGAAGACAAACCCCAATAGCCAACATTGGCAGGGCTGCAAAGGAGAGCTGTGCAGAGACTCCTACGCAGTCCTTTGGCTACCCCACCCCCAGTcacctcctgctcctgctgtctCTCctctggggtgggtgtgggtgtagtGTATACACATAAATATATTCACTTGACATGAGTAGGATAgcaccccctctctccttcaggCACTGTTCTGATAAGgccacatttcctttaaaaaaaagatttaattgtttttttcacagttttatacattttaacttaaccttttcaaacattaaaatacaatgttcttttgaaccttcagacctccttccctcccccccccatgggttcCATGTTTAAGATTAAGTTTACTGCATCTTTTTACCCTTATCCATCTGTTAAATATCCATAATTAtcataaataattccacattacaagtgtcattatAGAAACATCCTCGCTGCCGTTGTTGCATACATTAAAAGTCTTTTTGTCTTCTCTTGATATCTCTTCACCTGTtatacctaacaaaaaggcttctggtttttttaacaaatgtgtttttaaacattttctttaattcattagatatcatctcccagaaagcctttaccaatgtacatgtccaccacatatggtaaaaaaaaataccttccttccctttgcatttccaacaaagatttgaacttgttttgtacattttagcaatTTTACTCGATGTTAAATACCAACAATACATCACTTTCATTAATTTTCTTTCAACGAACAGCATGCAGGAAACTTTATtcctctttccataacttttcccaaaATGAAAGTtttatattatacccaaaatctctgataaatttcctcctccctccctccctccctccctcctcttcttcctccctctgtCCCCTTGGCCTTCTACTCTTCTCCCAGGTGTGCTGCTTACCTTACCATGGAAAGGCTGGTCCTGTCCCTCCTGGTTATGAGCACCGTGGCGAAGGCCACCACATGTCCCACGCGCTGCATGTGCCAGAGCCTCTCGCCCTCCTTCACCATCCTCTGCACCAAGACGGGGCTGCTCTTTGTGCCTCCGAGCATCGACCGGCGGACGGCGGAGCTGCGGCTGATGGACAACTTCATCACCGCCCTCCGGAGGAGGGACTTTGCCAACATGACCAGCCTGATCCACCTGACGCTGTCGCGGAACACCATCAGTCAGATCATGCCTTATGCGTTCTTTGACCTCAAGGGCCTTCACGCGTTGCACTTGGACAGCAACCGACTCACCCACATCCACGAGGATCACTTCAAAGGGTTGGTCAACCTCCGCCACTTGATCCTCAGCAACAACCAACTGAACTATATCTCTCCCGGGTCTTTGGATGATTTCATTGACATGATTGAGGATCTGGACCTGTCCTACAATAACCTGGTGAACGTCCCTTGGGAAACCATCGGGAGGCTGTCCAACGCCAATACCATCAGCCTAGACCACAACCTCATAGACTTCATCCCCGAGGGAGTCTTCTCCAACCTCCACAAGTTGGCTCGGCTGGACATGACCTCCAACAAGCTGAAGAAGATTCCCCCGGACCCCCTCTTCTCTCGTATCCCTGTCTACGCCAAGCAAAAGGGGTCCCCCTTGTCCTCCCTGGTGATGAGCTTCGGGGGGAACCCCTTGCACTGCAACTGCGAGCTCGTCTGGCTGCGGCGCCTGACGCGGGAGGACGACCTGGAGACGTGCGCCTCCCCGCCGGAGCTGATGGGCAAGTACTTCTGGTCCATCCGGGAAGAGGAGTTTGTCTGCGAGCCTCCCATGATCACCCACCGGACCCCTAAGCAGGTGGTCATGGAAGGCCAGGGGGCCTCCCTGAAGTGCAAAGCGGTGGGCGACCCTGAGCCGTACGTGCGCTGGATTTCGCCGGGCGGGAAGCTGGTCTCCAACACTTCCCGGACCGTCTCTTTTGAGAACGGCACCCTGGACATCTTGGTGGCTTCTGTGGAGGAGAAAGGGACCTTCACTTGCATCGCCTCCAACGCTGCGGGGGAGTCCACGGCCCCCGTGGAGCTGGTGGTCAACCCCTACCCTCACCTTGCAAACAGCACCAACTGTGATAAGGAAGCAGAGCCAGGCCCCTCGGACATCCTCACCTCCGCCAAGTCCAGCTTCCCCAACGAAACCAAATCCCAGCCAGAGAGGAAAGTGGTGGCTGTTGAGCTGacctcctcctctgccctcaTCCAGTGGCCTTCGCAACACCACATCCCAGGGATCCGGATGTTCCAGATCCAGTATAACAGCTCGGCTGACGACATCCTGGTCTACAGGTGAGCAGGCTCCTTTCCCTCATGCAAACGTGGGAGTCCCGTgctggaggaaggggtgggaaagTGTCCTCTGTGCTGGAGGGAAGGAAGAGTCGAGGGCTCCCATCTGCATGTGGAACAAGCATGTCCCCTGAGCTGCATGGCTGTGGGGACACGACGTAGACtccatgtaaataataataataataatttattattttataccctgcccatctggctgggttttcctagccacgctgggcggctcccaacagaatttaaaaagcgataagatatcaaacattaaaaacaatatataaaataaaaacaataacccaataaaacacacacaccaaaaaggagccacattttaaaagggtatgggatgttgatcaggtcaaccaaaggcctggttaaaaaggaaagtttttgcctggcacctaaaggtgtatagtgaaggtaccaggcgaacttccctgaggagagcattccacagacagggagccactgcagagaaggccctgctcttgtgttgccaccctctggacctctcgaggaagaggcacatgaaggagggcctcagaagatgatctcaaggtccagataggttcatatggaaagaggcggtcctttaGGTATTGCAGTCCTAATAAGGAGGACGGGAAGTATCTAAGATGAAACAGGAAGAAATATTTTGGTTATATACTGTTCACATTGCGAATAAGAAATTTTGTGATTATATATTCTTTGTGTATTATTTGTATATTCTTTGGTGAAGTGGAAAATTATATTCTATATTTATGTTAAACCtatgtaactttttttaaataataaagtttgttttaaaagaaagaaagaaagaaaaagatgatctcagggtccaggtaggtttatatggaaagaggcggtcctggAGGACTGTTTAACAAAACCCAAAGTGGTCTACAAggagataaaacagtaaaacccAGAAAAACCTACAAGCCCACTTTAAagcatacaaaagctaaaatcctaaaacagattaaaatcgcCTCCACTTTCTCAGCACTTGCTTGaggtcaacaggcagggagttccaaagatatCACCACACTGAGGGttggagttcttacaaatgcagaaaacGGGCATAGCGTGGCCAGTTCTGCCCATCGCCTGAGTTTGTGCCTCCGGCCCTCTGCACGCTCCCGGGGGCACATGATGCTTGTGCTGTGGACTGAGGCCCCCCTGTGTCCGTTTCCCTTGCAGGATGATACCCGCCGCCAGCAAGTCCTTCTTCCTGAGCGACCTGGTGGCAGGGCGGGACTACGACCTGTGCGTCCTGGCCGTCTACGACGACGGCGTGACGCTCCTGACGGCGACAGCCGTGGTGGGCTGCGTGCAGTTCTCCACGGAGGAGGAGTACCGGCAGTGCCACTCCCTCCACGCCCAGTTCCTGGGCGGCACGATGATCATCATCCTGGGAGGCGTCATTGTGGCCGCCATCCTCGTCTTCATCTTCATCCTCCTGGTGAAGTACAAAGTCTACGCCAACCCCCACAAGAGCCAGGGCACCAGGGTCAGCAGTGTCTGCTCCCAGACGAACGGCAGCCAGGGCGGCGGCTCTGCGGCGCAGCCGGGCTCCAAGCCGGCCGAGGGGCTGCCGCAGGACTGTGTGGCGGTGCCTGCCATGGGCAAGACGGTGGTCGACTTGGAGAGCGAGAGAGCGGCCCCCGCAGACACGGCCCTTCGGAGGAGCGACGGCTTCTCCTAAGAGGCGCGACGAGCGCAGAACAATGCCCGGCGTGGTTGTCTTTTAAGCGTCACGACTATTGTCTATTTTTAAGATCAGAtggtttaaaaactatttttttaatctgTAAAAGTTATTGCATTCTTAACTATTTTTGTTGCACTATATTAAATATAAAGTGTGTGATTTACAAGGGCGTGGGCTTGTTCGTACTCCCATCTACAtcggtggggggcggggggggggagaactgcctTTGGGGAATGCTTATTCGTTGATAAGTAGCAGCAGAGCAGCGACCCCCTTCCCCTGACCTTAAGCAAGCAAATCTTTTCCCCAAGCAAGCCTGccagaatgccagttgctggagaccacagaagGGGTGAATGGCTCTTGCGCCCGGGTGCTGCTTGAAAGTTTCCCATgagggcatctagttggcccctgtgagaacaggatgctgaactagatgacccctttgACCTCACTCTTCTTACAGAGGCCTTTTGTGacagcagaacctccatgcccaggggcactctacctctgaataccagataatGGGGAACTACAACTTGATAATTCTGCTGTGCTTACggcctccttgtgggcttcctgtggaggcatttggttggcccctgtgagaacaggatgctggactggatgggcccccCGTAGTCAAGGCTAAGGGCTCCCTTTGTGTTGGCGGCCAGCCATTAGCTGTGTTGCTGAATGGCATCTCCTGTCTGCCTGGGTCAACTGAGGCTGCCCCTCCACTCGGACCatccttccctctcctctgcaGCTCACCAGGAGAGGCAGGCTCTTGCTAAGACGAAGGTCTTTCTGTGCTGGAGGCCAGGAGGGTCTGCTTTCCTCCCTCACCACCAGCTTGCTTTAGCAGGGAGGCCTGGTATCCCCATGCCCCTGCATCCCCATGAGATTTTAGGCCAGCCTTGATaagttcagttcacattaaatAATCACGTTATATTTCCATTTATTACCTTTTCTCTGAGTATCTAAGAACATCAAGTTAGAAGGGGAAGCCGCATTGCTGCAGACAACGTGGCCTTGATCTAACTCAACTTGCATTGGAgtaggactgggggggggacacGACAACACACCTGCTCTATCTGCACTAACCTGTACAATACCACCTGTTCACTTGGAAGCATCTGCACCCTTCCACTGATTCCCGGTAGGGCCAAAGACCTTTTAAAAACCTGGTTCAGTCCAGAAGTTATTTGTTCCCTTTGAAACGATCCTCGTGACTGAAGACCTTTGGGTCTTAGATGAAAAATGTCTGATACAAGATGGGAGCACAGAGTTCAGCATGAAGCCTGCAGAATATTCTGTGTACGATCAGTGGTTGAGAATGAAAGGCCAGAGACGGAGGCCTTGGCAGCACTCGGAGGGGTCTTCTTAGTGGTGGcacatttttgctgctgttgcagctTATATACCTAGCCATTCCTGGGATGCCAAGCTCAAACTTagaggcaagtactctttggtgagagaactccagcagagattttaaaTCACCAAATATGCAGCAACGTAAAGCATGGAAATgaaggctgttagacctttagaacatgcccttgtgagttccaaaactccCCAAAACAGGAAAAGACCACATACTTGGTAAGTTGAAAAtgggtttacttacaaactctccaaaggtcagtttcatgtgcttttccatacagcattcagaacaGGTTGTATGGGCAGTAAAACGTAGCTGAgttccaaagtggtgaaagttcctagattattggtataggaactcaagagtggcttctAAAGTCATGCAGTTGAGCtgtatacaaacaacaacaacaacaacaacaacagatatgcTACAATACATGTCCCCCTTCCACACACAGACAAGCTGAATAGATTTGTATCAAATATATATGAAATATGTTAcattgtttaaagcaggcatggccaaacttggccctccagctgttttgggactagaactcccatcacccctagctaacaggaccagtggtcagggatgatgggaattgtagtcccaaaacagctggagggccaagtttggccatgcctgctttaaagtatAGAGGGTGGGATCCCCTGCTCAGGCTCTTCAGGATGAGGGGCTGAAAGAAAACCAGGTTGGTACATGGAGAGCTTGGGAAAGAAAATGGGATGTCCTTGTTGAGCCACTCATTGGCCTCTTGTGGGATGACATCGTCAAACTTGTTGGAGAGTCCTCAGGCaatgtcatgaatgagccagacCCCAAGAGAAGTTTGCAGCTAGCTCCCAGTGAAGAGAGGAGCTGGGAGGAGAGAGGGTTAACTATAAGAGGATTATAGCCATGAGCCAACTCCTCCACCAGTAGGATTGCCAACTGATAACAAAATGCAGGAGTTAGAAATGAAACCAGCTAAGAAAGCGGGAAGTAAATTCTCAGAGAATGAGGAAGAGGTGGGAGCTGGTCCCCTCTCCCCTAGGTCTAGGTGAAACAGAGTACGTCACAAGAAGTTTGGCTGTTTCTGGCCTCGCTGGAAACACCTGCCTTAGAACGGAAATCTTGATTAATGGATGGATGGCTGTGCTTGCTGCTCTGatgaactttgttgttgttgttgcaataaatcttcctttAATTAACTCCGCTGGTTTTGTTATCAAGACTCCCTGACAGGCAGCCCCTCTGAGCCTCAAGGAAGTTGTCCCAGTTCAAGGTCCCTTGCTCTTGAACGGTGGTTCTAGCCTTTCCCCCTGCAAGCTgtcccttctctttctgtttccaAGGGAGGGAACAGCTCGGAACCCAGCCAAGAAAAGAGGATCCTGTTACCAAAAAATAAGGGGTCGCTTTAGGGCCAGACCCCTTACCTGAGGTTACTTTGTAGGGAGCAAGGTTCCTCGGTCAGAGTggatgaagaaaaagagagaagacaaCCAGGCAAAAAGCAAAGGGGGCTGTTAAGGCTCTGATCGTTTTCTTTGTTGCGGCAAAGATTCAACCTATCAGAAAGCAAAGAAAGGAGAACCCCGAGACAATTGGTGTTCTGGCTTTTAAAGATTTCAATTTGCAAGAAATCCCATCCTACAATGACACGTAGGCAAATGTTAGAAATACATCACAAAATTAGGAGGGGTTGCATCAGGTCAGACAGGTCAAAAGTACAATACAGTATGTCAATCAAACCATTTGTGAATTGCAAGACTTTCACCTTTCCAGACAGAGTTTACATGAGACATTGACATTCCAAGCAGTTATCACAAGTTTCATTCAAATTGACCACAAGGGTAATCAAC includes:
- the LRFN3 gene encoding leucine-rich repeat and fibronectin type-III domain-containing protein 3; the encoded protein is MERLVLSLLVMSTVAKATTCPTRCMCQSLSPSFTILCTKTGLLFVPPSIDRRTAELRLMDNFITALRRRDFANMTSLIHLTLSRNTISQIMPYAFFDLKGLHALHLDSNRLTHIHEDHFKGLVNLRHLILSNNQLNYISPGSLDDFIDMIEDLDLSYNNLVNVPWETIGRLSNANTISLDHNLIDFIPEGVFSNLHKLARLDMTSNKLKKIPPDPLFSRIPVYAKQKGSPLSSLVMSFGGNPLHCNCELVWLRRLTREDDLETCASPPELMGKYFWSIREEEFVCEPPMITHRTPKQVVMEGQGASLKCKAVGDPEPYVRWISPGGKLVSNTSRTVSFENGTLDILVASVEEKGTFTCIASNAAGESTAPVELVVNPYPHLANSTNCDKEAEPGPSDILTSAKSSFPNETKSQPERKVVAVELTSSSALIQWPSQHHIPGIRMFQIQYNSSADDILVYRMIPAASKSFFLSDLVAGRDYDLCVLAVYDDGVTLLTATAVVGCVQFSTEEEYRQCHSLHAQFLGGTMIIILGGVIVAAILVFIFILLVKYKVYANPHKSQGTRVSSVCSQTNGSQGGGSAAQPGSKPAEGLPQDCVAVPAMGKTVVDLESERAAPADTALRRSDGFS